A portion of the Ferrimonas lipolytica genome contains these proteins:
- the aceB gene encoding malate synthase A, which produces MSIQSGQSAIEILGPEQPESAAILSAQALQLVEELAERFNVRRDELLQLRLEKQAQIDNGKLPDFLPETASIRNSDWQILGIPADLQDRRVEITGPVERKMVINALNADVKVFMADFEDSLAPAWDKVVQGQANLRDAIRREIDFTHPTTGKSYALRPDPAVLIARVRGLHLDEVHLHWQGRPIAGALVDFGLYFFHNYQQLLDNGSGPYFYVPKLQSHLEARWWAEVFAYTEERFGLQPGTIKATCLIETLPAVFEMDEILYELRNNIVGLNCGRWDYIFSYIKTLRNHSDRVLPDRQAVTMEKPFLNAYSRLLIRTCHRRGALAMGGMAAFIPAKDPAKQEWVLNKVHADKELEAKNGHDGTWVAHPGLADTAMAVMDQYIGELPNQMAISRDSDAPISAQELLEPCQGEATEAGMRANIRIAVQYIEAWISGNGCVPIYGLMEDAATAEISRASIWQWIKHGTHLDNGQLVTVQLFEKMLLEELVTVREELGEARYENGRFGEASELFRSLTSAKELTDFLTLPGYQILTQKTVA; this is translated from the coding sequence ATGAGTATCCAAAGTGGCCAAAGCGCCATTGAGATTTTAGGTCCAGAACAACCAGAATCTGCAGCGATTCTATCTGCTCAAGCTCTGCAATTAGTAGAGGAATTAGCTGAGCGCTTTAATGTCCGCCGTGACGAACTATTGCAGCTGCGCTTAGAGAAACAGGCGCAAATTGACAACGGAAAGCTGCCAGACTTCCTGCCTGAAACTGCATCTATTCGTAACAGCGATTGGCAGATCCTTGGGATCCCAGCTGATCTGCAAGATCGTCGTGTCGAGATCACCGGCCCGGTTGAGCGCAAGATGGTTATCAACGCCTTAAATGCGGACGTAAAAGTGTTTATGGCAGACTTCGAAGACTCGCTAGCGCCGGCGTGGGATAAAGTGGTGCAGGGCCAAGCGAACCTGCGCGATGCGATCCGACGTGAAATTGATTTTACTCACCCAACGACGGGCAAAAGCTATGCGTTAAGACCTGATCCCGCCGTATTGATTGCTCGTGTACGTGGCCTGCATCTCGATGAGGTACACCTGCATTGGCAAGGTCGACCGATAGCAGGTGCTTTGGTCGATTTCGGTCTCTATTTCTTCCACAACTACCAGCAGCTGTTAGATAACGGTAGCGGCCCGTACTTTTACGTTCCCAAACTGCAGAGCCACCTTGAAGCTCGCTGGTGGGCTGAAGTGTTTGCATATACCGAAGAGCGTTTTGGCTTGCAGCCCGGCACAATCAAAGCCACATGCTTGATTGAAACCCTGCCTGCGGTATTCGAGATGGATGAAATTCTGTATGAATTACGTAATAACATCGTTGGCTTAAATTGTGGCCGATGGGATTACATCTTCAGTTACATCAAGACCCTACGTAACCACTCGGATCGTGTTCTGCCAGATCGTCAGGCTGTGACCATGGAAAAACCGTTCCTCAATGCTTATTCGCGTCTGTTGATCCGCACTTGTCACCGCCGTGGAGCATTAGCGATGGGCGGCATGGCAGCGTTTATTCCAGCTAAAGATCCTGCCAAGCAGGAGTGGGTACTTAACAAGGTGCACGCAGATAAAGAGCTGGAAGCCAAAAATGGTCACGACGGGACTTGGGTTGCCCACCCTGGTCTCGCTGATACTGCAATGGCAGTAATGGACCAATACATTGGTGAGCTACCAAACCAGATGGCCATCAGTCGTGACAGCGATGCGCCAATTAGTGCCCAAGAGCTGTTGGAGCCTTGTCAAGGCGAGGCCACCGAAGCGGGTATGCGCGCCAACATTCGTATTGCGGTGCAGTATATCGAGGCATGGATCTCAGGCAACGGTTGTGTCCCTATCTATGGTTTGATGGAAGATGCGGCCACAGCAGAGATTTCCCGCGCGTCTATATGGCAATGGATTAAACACGGTACACATCTGGACAACGGCCAACTGGTAACGGTGCAGTTGTTTGAAAAGATGTTGCTTGAAGAGTTGGTTACTGTGCGAGAAGAGCTTGGGGAGGCGCGTTATGAAAACGGCCGCTTCGGTGAAGCTTCTGAACTATTCCGTTCACTAACCAGTGCCAAAGAATTAACTGATTTCCTGACCTTGCCAGGTTATCAAATATTGACCCAAAAGACGGTTGCCTAA